The region CCGACGAGGTGCAGGCGCTCGTGCAGCGCCACTACGCCTGGGTCGGCGCCGGCTGGCAGACCGCGACCCCGCCGCTCGACGCGTTCGCGAACCTCGGGGACATGTACGTCGCCGACGAGCGCTTCGCCGCGAACTACGGCGGCACCGAGGGCGCCGCGTACGTGCGCGACGCGATGCGCCGGTTCGTCGAGCGCCGGAAGGCATAGCGCGACCCGTGCGCGGGGAGGGCCGATCCATAGCCGGAGCGGCCCTCCCCGCAGCGCCGGGATGACAGGATCGACGAGTGCACCTGCTCTCGCTCGCCAGCCTCAAGAACCGGGCGCTCGTCGCGCTCGCGACCATCTGCATCGCCATCTTCGGCGGCGTCGCGCTGTCGAACCTCAAGACCGAGCTGACCCCCGAGCTCGAGCTGCCGGCCGTCGTCGTCTCGACCACGGTCGTCGGCGCGAGCCCAGAGATCATGAGCGAGGACGTCACCGCCCCGATCGAGCAGGCGATCCAGTCCGTGCCGGGGCTCGAGGGCACGAGTGGCACCTCCTCGACGTCGCTGAGCGTCGTCTTCGCCGAGTTCACCTACGGCACCAACATCCCCACGGCCGAGCAGCGCGTGCAGCAGGCGGTCAACCGCATCCTGAGCCAGCTGCCCGACACCGCCGAGCCCACCGTGCTCACCGGCTCGATCGCCGACTTCCCCGTGCTGCGCATCGCCGTGTCGGGGCCGGGCGAGCAGTCCGCCCTCGTCGACCGCATCGAGACGATCGCGGTCCCGCAGCTCGAGCGCACCGACGGCGTGCGCGCCGTGCAACTGCAGGGCGCCCCCGGTCAGCGCGTCACGATCGCGCCCGACGACGCGGCGCTCGCGGCCGCGGGCCTCAGCCGCGTCGACATCTCCGACACGATCGACGAGCACGGGCAGCTGCTGCCCGGCGGCACCGTCGACGACGGCGAGCAGACGCTCAGCGTGCAGATCGGCGCGCGGCTCGGCTCGGTCGACGACGTCGCGGACCTGCCGCTCACCGGCGACATCGCGATCGGCGACGTCGCCGACGTCTCGCTCGACACCGACCCCGTCTCTTCGGTCGCGATCGTCGACGGCGAGCCCGCGATCATCCTCTCGATCACGAAGACGCAAGCGGCCAACACCGTCGACGTCTCGCACGCCGTGCAGGACCTGCTGCCGACGCTCCAGGCGGAGCTCGGCGAGGGCGTCACCTTCACGACGGTGCTCGACCAGGCGCCCTACATCGAGCAGTCGATCGAGGCGCTCGCGGTCGAGGGCATGCTCGGCCTCGCCTTCGCGGTGCTCGTCATCCTCATCTTCCTCTGGTCGGTGCGGTCGACGATCGTCACCGCGGTGTCGATCCCGATCTCGGTGCTCATGACCTTCATCGGCATGTGGGGCGCCGGCTACTCGCTCAACGTGCTGACCCTCGGCGCGCTCACGCTCTCGATCGGCCGCGTCGTCGACGACTCGATCGTCGTGATCGAGAACATCAAGCGCCACATGGGCTTCGAGCCCTCCCGCTCGAAGGCGATCCTGGATGCGGTGCGAGAGGTCGCGGGCGCGATCACCGCGTCGACGCTCACGACCGTCATCGTGTTCCTGCCGCTCGCCTTCGTGAGCGACATCACCGGCGAGCTCTTCCGGCCCTTCGCCCTCACCGTGACGATCGCGCTCGTCTCGTCGCTCGTGATCGCCCTCACGATCGTGCCCGTGCTCGCCTACTGGCTGCTCAAGCGGCCCAAGGAGGTCGTCGAGGCGGAGGAGGCCGCGGCGCGCGCCGCCGCCGCGAGCGAGGCGACCGAGCGCCCGACGCGACGCTCCCTGCTGGGCCGGCGCAGCGCATCCGGCCCCGTCGCCGCCGCAGAGGCCGCGCCGGAGCCGCAGCCCGTCGCCGAGCGTCCCGACCGCTTGCGGCGCGGCTACCGCCCCATCCTGCTCGCGACCCTCCGGCGCCCCTGGCTCGTGCTCGGCGGCGCGGTCGTCGTGCTCGGCGCGAGCGTCGCCGCGCTGCCGCTGCTCGCGACGAACTTCCTCGGCGACGACGGCCAGACGACCGTGAACGTCACGCAGCAGCTCGAGCCGGGCGCGTCGCTCGATGCCCAGCTCGCGGCGGCCGAGTCGCTCTCTGACGAGCTGCAGGGGATCGAGGGCGTCGAGACCGTCTCGGCGACCGTCTCGAGCACCGCCAACCAGTTCGCGGGCTTCACCGGCGGTGGCGCCGGCGGCGGCGCGATCAGCTACGGCGTCATCGCCGCCGACGGCACCGACATGGAGGCGCTCCGGGAGCGCATCCTCGAGGTCGGCGACGGCGCAGACGGCGAAGTGACGGTCGGCTCGTCGGGCGGCTTCGCCGGCGGCGACATCGAGATCGAGGTGCAGGCGCCCACGACCGATGCGCTCGAACCCGCCACCGCATCCGTCGTCGACGCCGTCTCGGGCCTCGACGGGGTCTCTCAGGTCACCGACTCGCTCGAGGGCGCGCAGCCGCTCGTGCAGGTCGCGGTCGACCGCGAGCTCGCCGCGAGCCTCGGGCTGAGCGAAGCGGCCGTCTCGGGTCTCGTCGCGCAGGCGATGCAGCCGACGCCGATCGGTGAGATCCAGCTCGAGGGCTCGCTCGTGCGCATCTGGATGGACGCGGTCGCGCCCGCCGCGACCCTCGACGAGCTGCGAGACCTGCAGCTGCCGACCCCGAACGGGCCGCTGCCGCTCGCCGACGTCGCCGAGGTGACCGAGATCGAGGGGCCGGTGTCGATCTCGACGAGCGACGGCGCCCGCACCGCGACGGTCACCGTCACGCCGAACGCCGCTGACGTCGGCGGGGTGTCGGCCGGGGTCGCCGACGCGCTCGCGGAGCTCGAGCTCAGCGACGGCGCGGACGCGGCCGTGGGCGGTGTCGCGACGCAGATCACGGATGCGTTCACCCAGCTCGGGATCGCGGCGCTCGTCGCCGTGCTGCTCGTCTACGTCATCATGGTCGCGACGTTCAAGAGCCTGCTGCAGCCGTTCCTGCTGCTCATCTCGGTGCCGTTCGCCGCGAGCGGTGCGATCGCGATGCAGCTCATCACCGGCGTGCCGCTCGGCGTCGCCTCGATGGTCGGCGTGCTCATGCTCGTCGGCATCGTCGTGACGAACGCGATCGTGCTCATCGACCTCGTCAACCAGTACCGCGATCGCGGCCGGCCGGTGCGCGAGGCGATCGTCGAGGGCGCGGAGCGGAGGCTCCGGCCGATCCTGATGACCGCGGCCGCCACGATCTTCGCGCTCGTGCCGATGGCGGCGGGGCTCACGGGCGAGGGCGGGTTCATCTCGCAGCCGCTCGCGATCGTCGTGATCGGCGGGCTCATCTCGTCGACCCTGCTGACGCTCATCGTGCTGCCTGTGCTCTACCTCGTCGTGGAGGGCGCCATCGAGCGCCGTCGC is a window of Agrococcus sp. Marseille-Q4369 DNA encoding:
- a CDS encoding efflux RND transporter permease subunit — translated: MHLLSLASLKNRALVALATICIAIFGGVALSNLKTELTPELELPAVVVSTTVVGASPEIMSEDVTAPIEQAIQSVPGLEGTSGTSSTSLSVVFAEFTYGTNIPTAEQRVQQAVNRILSQLPDTAEPTVLTGSIADFPVLRIAVSGPGEQSALVDRIETIAVPQLERTDGVRAVQLQGAPGQRVTIAPDDAALAAAGLSRVDISDTIDEHGQLLPGGTVDDGEQTLSVQIGARLGSVDDVADLPLTGDIAIGDVADVSLDTDPVSSVAIVDGEPAIILSITKTQAANTVDVSHAVQDLLPTLQAELGEGVTFTTVLDQAPYIEQSIEALAVEGMLGLAFAVLVILIFLWSVRSTIVTAVSIPISVLMTFIGMWGAGYSLNVLTLGALTLSIGRVVDDSIVVIENIKRHMGFEPSRSKAILDAVREVAGAITASTLTTVIVFLPLAFVSDITGELFRPFALTVTIALVSSLVIALTIVPVLAYWLLKRPKEVVEAEEAAARAAAASEATERPTRRSLLGRRSASGPVAAAEAAPEPQPVAERPDRLRRGYRPILLATLRRPWLVLGGAVVVLGASVAALPLLATNFLGDDGQTTVNVTQQLEPGASLDAQLAAAESLSDELQGIEGVETVSATVSSTANQFAGFTGGGAGGGAISYGVIAADGTDMEALRERILEVGDGADGEVTVGSSGGFAGGDIEIEVQAPTTDALEPATASVVDAVSGLDGVSQVTDSLEGAQPLVQVAVDRELAASLGLSEAAVSGLVAQAMQPTPIGEIQLEGSLVRIWMDAVAPAATLDELRDLQLPTPNGPLPLADVAEVTEIEGPVSISTSDGARTATVTVTPNAADVGGVSAGVADALAELELSDGADAAVGGVATQITDAFTQLGIAALVAVLLVYVIMVATFKSLLQPFLLLISVPFAASGAIAMQLITGVPLGVASMVGVLMLVGIVVTNAIVLIDLVNQYRDRGRPVREAIVEGAERRLRPILMTAAATIFALVPMAAGLTGEGGFISQPLAIVVIGGLISSTLLTLIVLPVLYLVVEGAIERRRVRVGSGTRAERRGELAAASRR